In Musa acuminata AAA Group cultivar baxijiao chromosome BXJ3-9, Cavendish_Baxijiao_AAA, whole genome shotgun sequence, a single genomic region encodes these proteins:
- the LOC135649287 gene encoding protein PYRICULARIA ORYZAE RESISTANCE 21-like produces MTEKVSTLIIEADIGCSCCYKKIQKVLCKLQVRERILSINYNERDNKVTISGPFNPECLKNKLLCKLCKVAKDIKIKPDDPPPPPPKPKEPVKIICCFKPWPDCCFRPCPCFEPSKGCRRCCFCGWMCCAVAPFCAPEPKPSPPKETKLVCCGKPWPSCCYNHQMIARARKKGATS; encoded by the exons ATGACGGAGAAG GTCTCCACCTTGATCATAGAAGCAGATATCGGATGCTCATGTTGTTACAAGAAGATCCAAAAGGTTCTTTGCAAGCTCCAAG TTCGAGAAAGAATCCTGTCCATCAATTACAACGAGAGGGATAACAAGGTCACCATCTCCGGCCCCTTCAATCCCGAGTGTCTTAAGAATAAGCTGCTTTGCAAGCTGTGCAAGGTGGCGAAAGATATCAAGATCAAACCAGATGACCCACCGCCGCCCCCGCCGAAACCCAAAGAGCCTGTCAAGATTATCTGCTGCTTCAAGCCGTGGCCAGACTGCTGCTTCCGGCCATGCCCTTGTTTCGAGCCAAGCAAAGGCTGTCGCCGGTGCTGCTTCTGTGGTTGGATGTGCTGCGCTGTCGCGCCATTCTGCGCTCCAGAGCCCAAGCCTAGCCCGCCGAAGGAAACGAAACTTGTTTGCTGCGGCAAGCCATGGCCGTCCTGCTGCTACAATCATCAGATGATAGCAAGGGCTCGGAAAAAGGGTGCAACCTCCTAA
- the LOC135649477 gene encoding desmethyl-deoxy-podophyllotoxin synthase-like has product MDVTGTTFLFASFLVLLLLLLRKYSYSRRGNARLPPGPFKLPLIGSLHHVLGPLPYRSLASLSEKFGAVMLLKLGEVPTLVVSSPEAAAEIMKTQDVSFASRPMISSVRIIAYGDKSPAFAPYGSYWREIRKMSILELLSVKRVLSFRSIREEEVLNFVRSTDLSSKSGSTVNLSSKFALMTNDIAARAIIGRKCKYQKQFLQVLNRGLEASGGFSLVDLFPSSSLVSLLSGMSLKLPRLHREMDAILSSIIQEHRERNSTEQVEEDLVDVLLKVQREGSLPFAFTDVAVKAIILDLFGAGGETTATTLEWIMSELMRNPGAMKRVQQEVRETVGGKARVREEDINEMNYLRMIIKETLRLHPPLPLLLPRECQEPREILGYQIPEKTRVLVNVWALGRDPRHWDDAAMFKPERFDRGSSTVDFKGNNFEFIPFGAGRRMCPGIAFGMASVELPLASLLYHFDWELPERDGVKPNELDMTENFSLTCHRRSELCLRAVLRNPCPMH; this is encoded by the exons ATGGATGTCACTGGCACCACCTTCCTCTTCGCCtccttcctcgtcctcctcctgctGCTACTCAGGAAGTACAGCTACAGCCGGCGAGGCAACGCCAGACTTCCTCCGGGTCCGTTCAAGCTTCCTCTCATAGGTAGCTTGCACCATGTCCTTGGTCCGTTGCCGTATCGTTCCCTCGCTTCCTTGTCCGAGAAATTTGGTGCCGTCATGCTCCTAAAGCTCGGTGAGGTTCCCACCCTCGTCGTCTCCTCCCCCGAAGCAGCCGCCGAGATCATGAAGACCCAGGACGTCAGCTTCGCCAGCAGGCCGATGATTTCGTCCGTCAGGATCATAGCGTACGGCGACAAGAGCCCCGCGTTCGCCCCCTACGGATCCTACTGGAGGGAAATAAGGAAGATGAGCATACTGGAACTGCTGAGCGTCAAGCGAGTCCTGTCTTTTCGCTCGATCCGGGAAGAAGAGGTGCTCAATTTTGTTCGGTCCACGGATCTGTCGTCAAAAAGTGGTTCCACTGTGAATCTCAGTAGCAAGTTCGCGCTGATGACCAATGACATAGCCGCAAGGGCTATCATCGGGAGGAAGTGCAAGTATCAGAAGCAGTTCCTGCAGGTGTTAAACCGAGGACTGGAGGCATCGGGAGGCTTCAGCTTGGTTGACCTATTCCCATCGTCGTCGCTCGTTAGTCTGCTCAGCGGCATGTCTCTCAAGCTGCCAAGGTTACACCGCGAGATGGACGCTATCCTGAGCAGCATCATTCAGGAACACAGAGAGAGGAACTCCACCGAGCAAGTGGAGGAGGACTTGGTCGATGTCCTACTCAAAGTCCAACGTGAAGGCAGCCTGCCATTCGCGTTCACAGACGTGGCCGTCAAAGCTATAATCTTG GATCTATTTGGGGCGGGCGGCGAGACAACAGCAACAACACTGGAGTGGATCATGTCGGAGCTGATGAGAAATCCAGGTGCGATGAAGAGGGTGCAACAGGAGGTGAGGGAGACCGTCGGAGGAAAGGCAAGGGTGAGGGAGGAGGACATCAACGAGATGAACTACCTGAGGATGATCATTAAGGAGACACTGAGGCTGCACCCTCCTCTTCCTCTGCTGCTCCCCCGAGAGTGCCAGGAGCCGAGAGAGATTCTCGGTTACCAGATACCGGAGAAGACGAGGGTGCTGGTGAACGTGTGGGCCTTGGGAAGAGATCCGCGACACTGGGACGACGCCGCCATGTTCAAGCCGGAGAGATTCGACCGGGGGAGCTCGACGGTCGATTTCAAGGGGAACAACTTCGAGTTCATACCGTTCGGAGCAGGAAGGAGGATGTGCCCAGGAATAGCCTTCGGGATGGCGAGCGTGGAGCTTCCCCTCGCCTCCCTTCTCTACCACTTCGATTGGGAGCTCCCTGAAAGAGACGGAGTGAAGCCTAATGAGTTGGACATGACCGAGAACTTCTCTCTCACGTGCCATCGGAGGTCGGAGCTTTGCTTGCGTGCCGTTCTTCGCAATCCTTGTCCCATGCATTGA